A genomic region of Deltaproteobacteria bacterium contains the following coding sequences:
- the secG gene encoding preprotein translocase subunit SecG, with product MIGFLTVVHILIAISLCALVLVQDSKGGGALGIGGSGSNSLLGATGAQSLASKLTRYMAIFFAISCVALTYFLAHQNKSVVDQLGTPALTAPAMPAATQSTPAVPAETAPPGASSSGVPASGTDAVPKAASPATPTTSGQPEANDKK from the coding sequence ATGATAGGTTTTTTAACTGTTGTCCACATTCTCATTGCTATTTCACTTTGCGCCCTTGTTTTAGTCCAAGATTCCAAAGGGGGTGGGGCACTTGGTATCGGCGGCAGCGGTTCAAATTCTCTTCTTGGAGCCACCGGAGCCCAAAGCTTAGCTTCAAAACTCACTCGATACATGGCGATTTTCTTCGCTATTTCTTGTGTCGCTTTAACTTACTTTCTCGCCCACCAAAATAAGAGCGTGGTTGATCAACTGGGAACACCCGCCCTTACGGCTCCGGCTATGCCTGCAGCGACTCAATCCACTCCTGCCGTTCCCGCAGAAACGGCTCCTCCTGGGGCGTCTTCTTCTGGGGTACCTGCCTCTGGTACAGACGCTGTTCCTAAAGCAGCTAGTCCTGCAACTCCAACTACTTCTGGACAACCTGAGGCTAATGATAAAAAATAA
- the tmk gene encoding dTMP kinase produces MPFIVFEGLDGSGKSTLMGLLLKELDNQKINYVTTREPGGTPLGDKLRDLIVNKGETAPVPRAELLLYEASRAQLIETLIEPKLKEKNWVLSDRFSASSIAFQCGGRFLDRKDVEWLNQFATKGLEPDLYILLDISVEESKQRRQNRALQFGLEEDRIESEKNEFHQRVRDAFLQLAKETPERWLIVAAFLSSEEMLKQVMQKLKARGWLD; encoded by the coding sequence ATGCCATTTATCGTTTTTGAAGGGTTGGATGGTTCTGGGAAAAGCACGCTGATGGGGCTGCTTCTCAAGGAGCTTGATAATCAAAAAATTAATTATGTGACCACCCGGGAACCTGGTGGAACCCCTTTGGGGGATAAACTAAGAGACTTGATTGTGAACAAAGGGGAAACAGCCCCCGTTCCTAGGGCTGAACTGCTTTTGTATGAAGCTTCCAGGGCTCAGCTCATCGAGACTCTTATTGAGCCCAAATTGAAGGAAAAAAATTGGGTTCTTTCTGATCGTTTTTCTGCCAGCTCCATCGCTTTTCAGTGTGGGGGACGATTTTTAGATCGAAAAGATGTCGAGTGGTTGAATCAATTTGCAACCAAGGGACTCGAGCCTGATCTTTATATTTTATTAGATATTTCGGTGGAGGAGTCTAAACAACGCCGACAAAATCGAGCCCTTCAATTTGGACTTGAAGAAGATCGAATTGAGTCTGAGAAAAATGAATTTCATCAAAGAGTTCGTGATGCTTTTTTACAATTAGCAAAGGAAACGCCCGAGCGATGGCTTATTGTTGCAGCCTTTTTAAGCAGTGAAGAGATGTTGAAACAAGTCATGCAAAAGCTGAAAGCGCGAGGATGGCTGGATTAA